One region of Paenibacillus polymyxa M1 genomic DNA includes:
- a CDS encoding ABC transporter permease, producing the protein MRRLFAVCQKELQAYLWTPTTYFALAVYMLLTGLLFYTNFVMYQPSILDYRLVLGDTLSMLVFVVPLLTMRLVAEEFRQGTDELLLTSPVSVTEIMMGKFLASLGMLLILVLCSLAYPVVMSFYGTLDWTLVFTSVIGLFMLGAAMMAIGLFASTLSQHQMMSAVVSFILLLVFWMLDSFGGQTGASAALQQWLEPFSLTARFDSFTKGLLNGADVLYYVTVAALFLLFSIQVVERKRWR; encoded by the coding sequence ATGAGGCGTTTGTTCGCAGTCTGTCAAAAGGAGCTGCAAGCCTATCTATGGACCCCAACGACGTATTTTGCGCTTGCGGTGTACATGCTGCTGACGGGGTTACTATTTTACACGAACTTTGTGATGTATCAGCCTAGTATTTTGGACTATCGGCTGGTACTCGGTGATACATTGTCCATGCTGGTGTTTGTTGTCCCATTACTCACGATGCGGCTGGTTGCAGAGGAATTCAGGCAGGGTACGGATGAACTGCTGCTTACCTCACCTGTGAGTGTAACGGAAATCATGATGGGTAAATTTTTGGCATCGTTAGGCATGTTGCTCATATTAGTATTGTGCAGCCTGGCGTATCCGGTCGTGATGTCCTTTTATGGGACGCTGGATTGGACGCTGGTATTTACATCCGTGATCGGCCTGTTTATGCTTGGCGCAGCCATGATGGCAATCGGCTTATTCGCATCAACGCTTTCACAGCATCAGATGATGTCAGCGGTCGTCAGTTTTATTCTTTTACTCGTTTTCTGGATGCTGGATTCGTTTGGTGGACAAACGGGCGCATCTGCGGCGCTGCAGCAGTGGCTGGAACCTTTTTCACTAACTGCACGGTTTGATAGTTTCACCAAAGGATTGCTGAATGGAGCCGATGTATTGTACTACGTGACGGTGGCGGCGCTCTTTTTGCTATTTAGCATCCAAGTGGTTGAACGGAAACGGTGGAGGTAA
- a CDS encoding ABC transporter ATP-binding protein has product MLKVQQVSKWYEGNRGVHKLDFEMQRGEIVGFLGPNGAGKTTTMRMITGYLQPNEGVITIDGIPIQDKGRQARSKIGYLPETPPLYGDMSVRSYLKFVASIRDVPVREQKLRISEMISRLGLNGREKQLVRSLSKGYKQRLGLAGAIIHNPDLLVLDEPTSGLDPNQILEIRQLIQEIGENHTVLLSTHILPEVDALCNRVLIIHEGKLVMDGRPDALGGSMEDGFKVKLEVKGKHEQVMDVIRAWGKVQVESLAPTLPSVNTKLTATEQDLTELLLTGASDEDFREELFFVLSDAKLPILEMKKENLSLENIFQQLTTRETEEGQGGDPAVHDLHTSKNEATVITADHGEASASDNKVEEDKDTGGNRS; this is encoded by the coding sequence GTGCTCAAAGTGCAGCAGGTGAGCAAGTGGTATGAGGGCAACCGGGGCGTACATAAGTTGGATTTTGAAATGCAGCGCGGTGAAATTGTTGGTTTCTTGGGGCCAAATGGTGCGGGTAAAACGACCACGATGCGCATGATTACAGGATATCTTCAGCCAAACGAGGGAGTAATTACGATTGATGGTATCCCGATTCAGGATAAAGGCAGACAGGCTCGTTCCAAAATCGGTTATCTGCCGGAGACGCCCCCTTTGTATGGGGATATGTCTGTAAGGTCCTACTTAAAGTTTGTAGCTAGTATTCGGGACGTGCCTGTGAGAGAGCAGAAGCTGCGTATTTCGGAGATGATTTCCCGGCTGGGCCTGAATGGACGTGAAAAACAATTGGTCCGTAGCTTGTCCAAAGGGTACAAACAGCGTCTGGGGCTGGCAGGTGCAATTATTCATAATCCGGATTTATTAGTGTTGGATGAACCGACCTCGGGTTTAGACCCCAATCAGATTTTAGAGATTCGTCAGCTCATTCAGGAGATTGGTGAAAATCATACAGTATTGCTCAGCACGCATATTTTGCCCGAGGTGGATGCTTTGTGCAATCGGGTGCTGATCATTCACGAAGGGAAACTGGTCATGGACGGGCGTCCTGACGCGCTCGGCGGTTCGATGGAAGACGGATTCAAGGTGAAACTGGAGGTCAAAGGCAAGCATGAGCAGGTAATGGATGTTATACGAGCTTGGGGAAAAGTACAAGTTGAATCTTTGGCGCCTACTCTGCCATCAGTGAATACGAAGCTGACTGCCACAGAGCAGGATTTGACCGAATTGTTGCTTACAGGAGCTTCCGATGAGGATTTTCGCGAAGAGCTGTTTTTTGTGCTGTCAGATGCGAAGCTTCCGATTTTGGAAATGAAAAAAGAAAACCTAAGCTTGGAAAATATCTTCCAGCAGTTAACGACTCGCGAGACGGAAGAAGGTCAGGGCGGCGATCCAGCGGTTCATGATCTACATACCTCTAAGAATGAAGCAACGGTCATCACGGCGGATCATGGAGAAGCCTCGGCCAGCGATAACAAGGTTGAAGAAGACAAGGATACAGGAGGTAATCGGTCATGA
- a CDS encoding glycosyltransferase family 4 protein — protein sequence MAKEVFDIKVLFTFYIPSGGVETLNRQRCRALIQDGIECHLLYYRQGTGMQNLHGDIPVFMTSSEEEIRNLVESHRYDAIIVSSDYPMLPRLRMLGYQGILIYESQGFGTHEEAARIVADAVPYLHNHANAVLLPETTHLVQLFSSICPWLNRFVFPNVLDTNVFNYVPNTPPANPVIAWVGRLEPNKNWRHFVDISYWMLKNRADLRIWMFYDDTLSQPEDKIQFEVMLAQLGMSTIIERLKSVPHAKMPLYYSMIGDSGGYLLSTSLVEGFGYAVAEAMACRCPVLSSDSDGVRAFIDHNETGKFYQQGDTLQAVLQGLELMNNVPHRESIRQKGRTQIVNLLAPDKYVRSFRQMMNSLGVW from the coding sequence TTGGCAAAGGAGGTTTTTGATATCAAAGTTCTATTTACTTTTTATATACCGAGCGGTGGCGTGGAAACCTTGAACCGTCAACGCTGTAGAGCGCTCATTCAGGACGGGATTGAATGTCATCTTCTCTATTATCGGCAGGGTACAGGGATGCAAAACCTGCACGGCGATATTCCGGTGTTCATGACTTCCTCTGAAGAAGAAATTCGAAATCTGGTGGAATCTCATCGGTACGATGCAATTATTGTCTCTTCGGACTATCCTATGCTCCCCAGACTGCGAATGTTGGGCTACCAAGGGATACTAATCTATGAATCACAGGGCTTTGGCACTCACGAAGAAGCAGCAAGGATTGTCGCAGATGCCGTTCCGTATCTTCATAACCATGCCAATGCGGTACTTCTACCGGAGACAACTCACCTCGTACAGCTATTTTCCAGCATATGTCCATGGCTTAATCGTTTTGTATTCCCAAATGTTCTGGATACTAACGTATTTAATTATGTACCTAACACTCCTCCGGCTAATCCGGTCATTGCATGGGTTGGGCGATTGGAGCCCAATAAAAATTGGAGGCATTTTGTCGACATCTCTTACTGGATGCTAAAAAATCGTGCCGATCTTCGGATTTGGATGTTCTATGATGACACCTTGTCTCAGCCAGAGGATAAAATACAATTCGAGGTCATGCTTGCTCAGCTTGGTATGTCTACGATTATCGAGCGTCTTAAAAGCGTACCTCATGCTAAAATGCCTTTGTATTATTCCATGATTGGCGACTCAGGCGGGTATCTGCTCTCGACTTCGCTGGTGGAAGGATTCGGCTATGCGGTAGCTGAGGCGATGGCCTGTCGTTGTCCGGTGTTAAGCTCTGATTCAGACGGGGTACGAGCATTCATTGATCACAATGAAACCGGTAAATTTTATCAGCAGGGAGACACTTTACAGGCGGTACTGCAAGGACTGGAACTGATGAACAATGTACCTCATCGCGAATCTATCCGCCAGAAGGGGCGTACACAGATCGTTAACCTGTTGGCGCCGGATAAATATGTGCGCTCCTTCCGACAGATGATGAACTCGTTGGGGGTATGGTAA